In the genome of Dyadobacter fermentans DSM 18053, the window CCGAGCACGTAGGTGCCGTAGCCGCTCCTACTGCGGGTATGCACTTCACTAAGGCAATTATGAAACGCCTTGAAATCAAAGGTGTTAGCTTTGCGCCTGTTACATTGCACGTAGGCCTGGGCACGTTCCGTACCGTGGACGTGGAAGATCTGACCAAACACAAAACCGATTCGGAGAATTACCGCATTACACAAAGCACCGCCGAAGTGGTGAACAAAGCGATCGACGGCAAAAAACGCATTTGCGCCGTAGGAACGACTTCTTTGCGCGCAATCGAATCGTCGGTATCCGCAAGCGGCCATTTGAAACCGGTTGAAGGCTGGACGGACAAATTCGTGTTCCCTCCTTATGATTTCAAAATTGCCAATGCATTGCTATCGAATTTCCAACTGCCGGAATCAATCCTTTTGATGGCTGCATGTGCCTTCGGAGGTTTCGACCTGGTAATGAAAGCGTACGACATCGCGATTAAGGAGAAATATAAATTCTTCACGTACGGCGATGCTATGCTGATCATTTAATATACAACCCTGAAATCCAATGGTCATTTATGATCAGCGACACACGTCCTGAGCCGTAAATGGCCATTTTTTTTACACTAAATCCATGCAAGAATACGTCATTATCGTGGCCGGTGGGAGCGGAAGCCGCATGAAAAGCGATATCCCGAAGCAATTCCTGGCGGTAAATGGCACGCCGGTGCTCATGCATACGATCCGTGCATTCGCCGCATATTCGCCGAATCTGCGCATCATTGTGGTATTGCCATCGGAGCAGTTCGGCTTTTGGGAAGATTTATGTAAAAAACACAGCTTCGCTATCCCGCACCAACTTGTGGCTGGGGGCGAAACGCGCTTTCATTCGGTCAAAAACGGCTTGAATTGCATTGTGGAGGAAGAAGAATTCCTCCTGGCCGTTCACGATGGTGTAAGGCCGGTTATTTCGCGTGAGATCATCGCCGACAGCTTCCAAACCGCCGCCCTGCATGGCGCCGCTGTTGTGAGTGTGCCGCTCAAAGATTCCATCCGCATTGTAGGGCAGAATGAGGGAAATAAGGCTATGGATCGCACATTGTTCCGGCTGATCCAAACGCCGCAGACGTTCCGGTCGAGCTGGATGCGCGCCGCATTCGCCGCCGACTATCACCAGTCATTCACCGACTGCGCGAGCGTGCTCGAAGCCTGGGGCTACCATATCAGGCTGATCGACGGCGCTTACGAGAATATCAAGATCACGACGCCGGAAGATCTCCGCTGGGCGGAAATTTATCTCAAAGCCACTTCCTGAACCATTCGAAGGCCTCTTTCTGCATATCGGCGTCAAACTTATGGGGCCCGTCGTAGAAACTGGCTTTGTATTTATCTGACGCGCCTGCTTTTTTGAAAACCTCCGTCAGGATCGTGTCGGCCTGCTTCATTTCAGGAAGCGTGTACAGTTCGTCCTGGTTATTGTTCAAAACCAATGTCGGTAATGGAGCTCTTAGGCCCAGAATCTCTGGAAAATCGAGGTATTTGGGGAGCAACGGAGTGTACGTCATCCAGGTGTGGTTAAACGATCTGTTCAACACCAGGTCCTTCCAGGTAGTCATAAAACCGACACAAACGGCGCACTTAACCCTCGTATCGAGGCCGGCCAGGTACACCGTCCGCAGACCGCCGCCCGATAATCCGCCGCAGCCGAGGCGGTTCGCATCCACTTCTTTCCGGTCGGCGAGGATATCGAGCGCCACCTGATCTTCCGTCAGAAACACACCTGGCCAGGTAGTACCGGCCGAAAACAGCGATTTGGACATCACATGCTCGTGCTCCGACGACCATTCATTGTAAGCCCGGATGTTCTCGGCCTTTTCGGGGTCTGCGTCCGATTTGCCTTTGGTGCCCACCGCGCCCCAGTCCAGCCCTTGTGTATCTTCATAAAACACCCTGCGGCTGCCAAATGCATAGGTATCGTGCACCAACACCACGTGGCCCTGCTTCGCGATCTCGTTCGCCCAGGCTTTTCCGCCGTAGTCCTTGTCCTGATGTTCTTTCAACATCGGGTGTAGGTCGTCTGACGTTTTCACGATTTTCCTTAGCCCGAAATATTTCATACCTGCATGGTCGTGCAGCCCAAGAATGCCCGGCAACGGCTTGGTAACACCGGCCGGTTTGAGCAAAACTGCCTCGGTAGGCCGGCCGTAGGGCAGCTGCCATGAAAGTTCTTCTATTTCCAGCCCGTCATAAGTGTACTTCCGCTTAACGGTAACCTTTGGCAATGCAGGTTTGGCCGGAGCCGACACCAGTTCTTTCGTTTTTTCCAAAGCCTCTTTCCGCCAGGCATCGATATTCGTCCATTTCTTATTTCGAAAGGAAAGGGGAGGCTGCGCAGGAAGCAATGAGGCCGCCCAGGGGCCATAGGCGCCGATAAGGCTTTTTTCTGATGCCATAGAAAGAGATTGGATACGATCTGCATTAAAAACCGGCGCCGCAGCGGCTGCCGAAACGCCGCCAGCCATCGACAATGCAACCGTACCGGCAGTGTTTTTTAAAAAGGATCTTCTTGAAATATCATGCTGCGTCCGGTCCGCGTCGGTTTTCATAGGGCTAGACTTTTACAAATATTTTGTGACGGTATAAAAAGTAGAGAAACAGCCAAACCAGCACGAAACCACCCAATGCATTGTACACCTCATGCCAGTTTTCGGGCGCATGCTTGTAAATGCCCGCGAAAAGCAGCCGCGACGACTCGTTAAAATCCACAAAGCGCACCGCCAGATAAATGACAAGCGAGTTCAGCCCGATCACCCGGAAGAAGAACGCCCATTTCTGAAAACCTTTCACATCAATGATCCAGTAAAACAGCGCCAGCATCGCGAATGCCATTCCCGAAGTAAGCATGATGAATGAGCTGGACCACAGGTGTTTGTTAATCGGAAATGCAAAATTCCAGAGTATCCCGATCGAAATGCCTGTGGACGCAAATAACAAAAGCTTTCCAATTTTAGAATTCCCGCGGTTTTCTCTCAGCAGCACATCACCAGCCACCGTACCGAAAAGTGTAAGGCATAATGCCGGAAATTGCGTAAGCAATGCCAATTCATCATAAGTGCCCTGCTTCAAAATGCCAGGCATAAAATTGCGGTCAATCCAGCCGACCAGATTTCCTTCGAATGTGAGATCTCCGGAGCCGAAGCCAGGCACAGGCACCAATATCAAGGTCAGATAATAAGCGACGAGAATGCCCACGCCGATGTACAAACGCTGGTTCGTTCCGAACTTCATGTACAGAATCGCCGAAATGAACGTGGCAAGCCCGATTCGCCCGAGCACGCTTCCATAGCGAATGTGCGCGGGATCGAAAATGTCCATCGGCGCATTCTTATCGAGTATGCCGAGCGCGATCAGGATCAGCATTCGTTTGAACACCTTATTTCGGATCACCGATGGCGGAATGCCTTTCGCTAATCCACCCGTGACGCTGAATGCCAGCGAAGTACCGGCTAAAAACAGGAACAGGGGAAATATAAAATCATAAAAAGTAAAGCCATTCCATGCGGGATGTTCAAACTGCGCCGCCACGGCGTCGATAAACGAAATGCCCGTTTTACCGCCAAGCGTGG includes:
- a CDS encoding 2-C-methyl-D-erythritol 4-phosphate cytidylyltransferase encodes the protein MQEYVIIVAGGSGSRMKSDIPKQFLAVNGTPVLMHTIRAFAAYSPNLRIIVVLPSEQFGFWEDLCKKHSFAIPHQLVAGGETRFHSVKNGLNCIVEEEEFLLAVHDGVRPVISREIIADSFQTAALHGAAVVSVPLKDSIRIVGQNEGNKAMDRTLFRLIQTPQTFRSSWMRAAFAADYHQSFTDCASVLEAWGYHIRLIDGAYENIKITTPEDLRWAEIYLKATS
- a CDS encoding acyltransferase family protein, encoding MEAPSVVVKKEVRPSSSPGRLASIDALRGFDMLMIAGGGQFIATLGGKTGISFIDAVAAQFEHPAWNGFTFYDFIFPLFLFLAGTSLAFSVTGGLAKGIPPSVIRNKVFKRMLILIALGILDKNAPMDIFDPAHIRYGSVLGRIGLATFISAILYMKFGTNQRLYIGVGILVAYYLTLILVPVPGFGSGDLTFEGNLVGWIDRNFMPGILKQGTYDELALLTQFPALCLTLFGTVAGDVLLRENRGNSKIGKLLLFASTGISIGILWNFAFPINKHLWSSSFIMLTSGMAFAMLALFYWIIDVKGFQKWAFFFRVIGLNSLVIYLAVRFVDFNESSRLLFAGIYKHAPENWHEVYNALGGFVLVWLFLYFLYRHKIFVKV